A segment of the Trichocoleus sp. FACHB-46 genome:
CAGAAGCGCTCAACGCGGTAATCGCAGCACTGGGGCCAGGAATGGGCACCACTGGCACCCCCTCCTCCGCGCAAGCTTTCACCAATTCATAGCCAGGATCGGAAATTCCGGGCATCCCAGCATCAGTGACGAGGGCGATCGCTTGGCCTTGCTGTAACCGACTGATCATCTCTGGGAGACGGCTGAGGCGATTGTGATCGTGATAACTAATCTGAGGCGTTTTGATTTGAAAGTGCTGGAGCAGCTTTCCGGTGTGGCGCGTGTCTTCAGCGGCGATCGCGCTCACTTCTTTCAACACCTGAATTGCCCGGAAGGTCATATCTTCCAGATTGCCAATGGGTGTCCCAACGATGTAAAGAGTGCCAGCTTTGATTTCCATTTGGCCATACTATCTTGTGGAGTGAACATCTTGCCTGTGTCGCTAGATAAGCAGCAGGAAAGATTAATCAGGAGAGGGTATGGCTCAACGGGGATTGTTTGTGGGCATGGTGACTTTGGATATGGTGTATCTGGCTGCGGCACCACCAACCAACAATCAAAAATTGGTGGCATCAGACTACACGGTATCTGCTGGAGGGCCAGCGACTAACGCTGCAGTGGCTTTTAGCGCTTTGAACAATCAAGCCACGATTCTGGGAGTGGTCGGTAGCCACCCGATTACCAACCTGATTCGAGCTGATTTAGATAGTTGTGGAGTAGCGATCGCTGACCTTGACCCCGACCGTACCGAACCACCCCCGGTCTCCTCAATCATCACGACGGAATCGACAGGTGAACGAGCGGTAGTGTCGATCAATGCCAGCAAAATCCAGATGGCACCCGATCGGATTCCGGTCGATATTTTGCGAGATGTGAATGTAGTGCTGATTGATGGGCATCAGATGGCAGTCGGAGTGGCGATCGCTCAACAAGCCAAAGCGCAAAATATTCCAGTTGTAGTGGATGGTGGCAGTTGGAAGCCAGGATTTGAGCAGGTGTTGGCACTCACAGACTACGCAATCTGTTCAGCGAACTTTCATCCTCCCGATTGCCCTAACTCAGCCGCCGTTTTTGCTGCTCTCATAAACTTAGGAATTCGACATATTGCGATTACCAAAGGCGACCAGCCAATCCAGTTCTATGACGATGGTGAAATGGGTGCGATCGCGCCTCCTCAAGTCGAGGCCGTAGATACGTTAGGAGCTGGAGATATTTTTCACGGTGCGTTCTGCCACTTTGTTCTACAAACCAATTTCAGGGAAGCGTTAGTGGCCGCTGCTAAGGTTGCAGCTCAATCGTGTACAGGGTTTGGAACTCGTCATTGGTTACACTGAATCGCCATTTGTGCTGCTAAGTCAAATCATATTTCTATCTTTGGGTAGTCCTAATACAAGAGGCAATTTGCCTTAGCGCGATCGCTCCCCCTTAAGGTATAGATTGCCAGTTTTAGGGTGAATTGTAGCTAGGGAGTAGGCTACTCCTTTAGTGAAACGTCATACTATGACATATAAGTTTGCATTTTCTTTGCAAAACATTAAGGAGTCACTGATGACTAAGTTAAAATCCATCAGTTCATTGAAAAAAATCGCTAGCTTCCTTGGAGTTACAGCTGCTAGCGCTCTGATTGGTTTGCCAGCTTTGGCCCAAGTGAATCCCAACCCCAGCATCTTTAACGAGCCTCCTTACAACCGCGCCCGTGGTGCTCAAGCCTCTCCACCGACCTCCACTACACCTACGGCACCTGTTGCCCCTGCCACCTCAGAAGCCCCGACAGAAGCCTCTTCTGGCACCACGATTACCGCAGTTGCCGCTTCTAACGATTCTTTCAAAATTCTCACCGCTGCTTTGCAAGCTGCGGATTTAACGAGCACACTCTCTGGTGAAGGGCCTTTCACCGTTTTTGCTCCAACAGATGCTGCCTTTGCAAAATTGCCTGCTGGAACCTTGGAAGCGTTGCTGAAGCCAGAAAATAAAGAGACTTTAGTGAAAATCCTGACCTATCATGTTGTTCCTGGTGAAGTGACTTCCAGCCAACTCAAATCTGGCGAAGTTACAACTGTGGAAGGCAGCCCTGTGACAGTGAATGTAGATGGCGGAGGAGTCATGGTCAACAAGGCCACTGTGGTTCAGCCCGATATTCAGGCTAGCAACGGCGTTATTCACGTGGTGGATACAGTCATTCTGCCCCCGACCCTATAACCGATGCTTAATTGGATGTCATTTTAAGCAGGTTGGTTAGAGCGTTGATTTGCCTCTGTGCTTAAAATTATTTGCCCTGTTCAGGCTGACCTGGACAGGTTTTTTAGTACTCAACATTTAAGAAGATGAAGTTTGAGCCGATTGGAGGATCGAGCGGAAGCTTTAGAATAAAACGGTGCCTAACCCTTCCCCTCAATCTATGATTCTGAGCCTCTGCATGATCGTGAAAAATGAGGAAGCAACTTTGCCGAGCTGCTTAAAGAGTGTGCAAGGTGTCGTTGATGAAATGATTGTGCTAGATACAGGCTCCAGCGATCGCACCCCAGAGATCGCTAAAAGCTTTGGGGCCAAGGTACATTTTTTTGAGTGGAGCAATGACTTTTCAGCGGCTCGGAATGAATCCCTGAAGTATGTGCAGGGCGATTGGATTTTAGTGTTAGATGCTGATGAGCGTTTAGCGCCTGGTATTGTGCCCGCTCTGCGACAAACCATTGGCAGTGAGCAACCTTATTTATTGATCAGCTTGGTACGGCAAGAAATTGGCGCGGAACAATCTCCTTATTCGCTGGTCTCTCGTCTCTTTCGCAACCATCCTGACATTAGTTTTGTGCGGCCCTACCACGCGATGGTAGACGAAAGCGTATCCCTGATTCAAAGCATGGAACCGCATTGGCAAGTGGGCTATCTGCCAGAGGTAGCGATTCTACACGAAGGATATCAGGCAGGGGCGATCGCGGGACGAGACAAATTCACCAAAGCTCGCACAGCAATGGAAGGTTTTCTCAAACATCATCCTAGCGACCCTTATGTGTGCAGCAAATTAGGGGCGCTATATGTGCAAATGAATGAAGTGCCCCAAGGCATTGAGTTGCTAAAGCGGGGTTTAACCTCCAAAGCAGCCGATGCTTCTGTGTTGTATGAGTTGCATTATCACTTAGGCATTGCTTACAGTCGCCTGCAACAATGGGCAAAAGCCGAGCAGCACTACCAACTGGCTTTGCAGCAATCAATTATGCCGAAGCTAAAACTCGGTGCCTACAACAATTTGGGCAACCTCCTGAAGGCAAAAGGAGATCTGGTGGGAGCCAAAGGAGTCTATGAGACAACTCTCAAAATTGACTCTACGTTTGCACCGGGTTATTACAACTTAGGCATGACTTTCAAAGCTCTAGGAGATCTGTCCCACGCGATCGCCGCTTATCGAGAAGCTCTGTTTCTGCAACCCAACTACGCCGATGCTCATCAAAATTTAGGCGTGGCCTTATGGAAATTGGGTCAGGTGCAGGAAAGCTTAACCGCCTTTCGGCAAGCGATCGCCCTGCATCAGCAAAACAACAATCCTCTCGAAGCGCAAAGATTGCGTCAAGGGTTGAAGGAGATGGGTTTTGAGCTGTAAGTAAGGAGATGGGAGAAAGGAGCCAGAGCCCAGAATTCAGGAGTATTTGCGGAATTTCTTGACAGCACTTTGTTGTCATAGTACGGGCGCTAAATAAAATGGCATCTCAAAATTGGAATTGTCACAGAAGTTTGAGAGCTATGGATTTGGTCCTGTGTTGTGACAATGGCTTCAGTGATGAACTATCAGTTACGTTCTCGTATCGGGCTGTTGCTAGTATTGGCAACCCTCACAGCCTGTCAACTTCCCTCCGCTCAATTAACAAATACTCCAAAACTTAACCAAAGCGATCGCTCTCCCACTACTCAGCAAACTAATTTAATCGGTATTTCTTTTGTCAAAAAAGATAACCTCACCAACGAATATCGCGGAGAAATTTATCCGATCGCACTTTTGATTAATGGTCGTTATGTGGATGTCAGCACAGATGTAACAACTTCTGTTCGAGATGATCTCTCAGAAGATGTGTTGCTGAGAACCTTTGGCAATCAATCTCTTTTGAGTGCGGTGCAGAATTTTACAGTTTTGGCTGAAGGAAAGAAATTAGGAGAGTTTCAGGTTCAGAAGTTAGGCCTTAGCCAATTTGCTTGCTCCACAAAGTTGACAGGACAAGGAAATTTTTCTGGTGAGCGATCGCTAGAAGCTATGTTTAATAGCCTGCCAGAGGCTCAAGTCGGCGGCTTTAGTGGCTCTATTGGAGATAAACAATTTGATGAATCTTGGCGTTGGACGATCGCGCTGAGTCAATACAATCCTGCCAAAAATGCGACCGCAACCCCAGATGGTACGGCTGAAGCCAAATATCGCCAAGACCTCACCACTACAGCTAATGCTCTTTTCTCCCAAAATCCACAGTTGCAGGATGTAACTGGTGAAACAGTGGTAGAAGAGATATCCGTCGTAGACCTGAATCAAGATAGTCAACCAGAAGTTTATGGCTTGGTGCGTAAAGGAACTGATCCCAAAAACCGCTCTTCCAGAGATGCTAGAGATGCGGGTGTCGTAGGTGCTTATGCCAATGTGTGGCTGACTTACAGCAATCAGCAACCCCAAACCTTAGCTAGTCAAGTTACACCCTACAGCGCGATCGCGGCTCGACCTGCCTATGACTTGATTACCACCGTGGATATTAACGGTGATGGGGTTCAAGAAGCGATTGTGAGAAACACAGGTTACGAAAGTACCAGCTTTGGCATCTACGAGTACAAAAATAACCAACTCGAACAGGTGTTTTCAGGTGCGGGCTACGGTTGTTGACTTAATTGGGTGGTAGTTCCAAAGCAATGGAGCCGAGGATACCTTTGCGGAAGTCATTTAAGATTTGCCGGGCAGTTCTCTCCACATCATTTTGGTATTTTTGCTCTGCTAGAGCATGGAGATAAGATTCGCCTGTAAATTCGGCTGGGTCTAGCTCGTAGCGCGATCGCAAAGGGTTGCCTGAGATCGCGTCGGGGGTAGTGGCTTGCAAACCTTTGATCAAATCAATCAGAGTAGAAGTGACCCGCTGGTTATCGTAGGCGGCTTCCCCAATGTCATCACAGATGGCAAGCTTGAAGGCCGCTTCCTGGTCGTTGAGCTTGGAGGGCAAAACCCCAGGAGCATCCAGTAGTTCAATCTGATCCGAAATTCGCACCCAGCGCAATTGCCGTGTTACCCCTGCTCGCCGCGCACTCTCCACCACTCGCCGTTTGAGCAACCGATTAATCAGCGCTGACTTGCCCACATTAGGAAAGCCCAACACGACAGCTCGCACCGGACGAGGTAGCATGCCGCGATCGTGCCGTCGTTGATTCATTTGGGCACCTGCATTCTGAGCCGCCTGAGCGATCGCCTCAATCCCTTTGCCATGTTGGGCATCGGTAAACAGGGCTTCTTCCCCTTGCGTTTGGAACCACTCCGTCCAGCGATTGCGCATCAGGGTTGGAATCATATCCATCCGATTCAACACCAACACTCTCGCCTTGGTGCCAATCCAGTGCGGCACTTGTGGGTGATGCGTACTGAGGGGAATGCGAGCATCCCGCACTTCGAGCACTACATCGACCAGCTTAAGTTGGCTCAGCAGCGCTTTCTCGGCCTTGGCAATGTGACCGGGATACCACTGGATGGCAGGAGTTGTCATAATTCAGCGAGCCAGATTTGTTAACGCAGATTCACTATTATCCTAGCGATCGCGCTTTATGGCGAACTCGCTCTACAACGGTGCGGACGGTTTCATAAGGCTGAGCGCCACTGAGCAAAACCGCTTTTTCTAAGGGTTCATCGGCTTGGTGAATGAGCAGTGCTGGTACGCCGG
Coding sequences within it:
- a CDS encoding sugar kinase, which gives rise to MAQRGLFVGMVTLDMVYLAAAPPTNNQKLVASDYTVSAGGPATNAAVAFSALNNQATILGVVGSHPITNLIRADLDSCGVAIADLDPDRTEPPPVSSIITTESTGERAVVSINASKIQMAPDRIPVDILRDVNVVLIDGHQMAVGVAIAQQAKAQNIPVVVDGGSWKPGFEQVLALTDYAICSANFHPPDCPNSAAVFAALINLGIRHIAITKGDQPIQFYDDGEMGAIAPPQVEAVDTLGAGDIFHGAFCHFVLQTNFREALVAAAKVAAQSCTGFGTRHWLH
- a CDS encoding fasciclin domain-containing protein, producing the protein MTKLKSISSLKKIASFLGVTAASALIGLPALAQVNPNPSIFNEPPYNRARGAQASPPTSTTPTAPVAPATSEAPTEASSGTTITAVAASNDSFKILTAALQAADLTSTLSGEGPFTVFAPTDAAFAKLPAGTLEALLKPENKETLVKILTYHVVPGEVTSSQLKSGEVTTVEGSPVTVNVDGGGVMVNKATVVQPDIQASNGVIHVVDTVILPPTL
- a CDS encoding tetratricopeptide repeat protein, whose product is MPNPSPQSMILSLCMIVKNEEATLPSCLKSVQGVVDEMIVLDTGSSDRTPEIAKSFGAKVHFFEWSNDFSAARNESLKYVQGDWILVLDADERLAPGIVPALRQTIGSEQPYLLISLVRQEIGAEQSPYSLVSRLFRNHPDISFVRPYHAMVDESVSLIQSMEPHWQVGYLPEVAILHEGYQAGAIAGRDKFTKARTAMEGFLKHHPSDPYVCSKLGALYVQMNEVPQGIELLKRGLTSKAADASVLYELHYHLGIAYSRLQQWAKAEQHYQLALQQSIMPKLKLGAYNNLGNLLKAKGDLVGAKGVYETTLKIDSTFAPGYYNLGMTFKALGDLSHAIAAYREALFLQPNYADAHQNLGVALWKLGQVQESLTAFRQAIALHQQNNNPLEAQRLRQGLKEMGFEL
- the ylqF gene encoding ribosome biogenesis GTPase YlqF; this encodes MTTPAIQWYPGHIAKAEKALLSQLKLVDVVLEVRDARIPLSTHHPQVPHWIGTKARVLVLNRMDMIPTLMRNRWTEWFQTQGEEALFTDAQHGKGIEAIAQAAQNAGAQMNQRRHDRGMLPRPVRAVVLGFPNVGKSALINRLLKRRVVESARRAGVTRQLRWVRISDQIELLDAPGVLPSKLNDQEAAFKLAICDDIGEAAYDNQRVTSTLIDLIKGLQATTPDAISGNPLRSRYELDPAEFTGESYLHALAEQKYQNDVERTARQILNDFRKGILGSIALELPPN